One Paroedura picta isolate Pp20150507F chromosome 16, Ppicta_v3.0, whole genome shotgun sequence genomic region harbors:
- the LOC143825909 gene encoding leukocyte immunoglobulin-like receptor subfamily A member 6 isoform X1: MSAFLIMFCWLLSRSEGEQVVSDRLRPPSISVNTSRGIVLGGTATILCHSPKGDGVHFYLKKDGQNVNADSKVDRGIATFSLRSVSREHGRTYACYYNDTNQRQSQHSDPVELLVIDPDLPRPNISLSPGKMAFPGSNITIQCRVKGPSDTFYLHNAGVPIKSVVPDKDVALFYITNVSSDHGGIYSCSYKLRSNFSVLSETSDIVTFLVLDPSLPRPTISFSPSESVALGGRINILCESLDGKANFFLHKDGASAADWPMKSNWDVGQVSINNISWEHQGNYSCSYVFVKRPFVFSVHSDPLELLVSDYTYINIIRFVIGGLILLLLLTIWDCR, from the exons AAGGAGAACAAGTTGTTAG TGATCGACTTCGTCCTCCCTCCATCTCTGTGAATACCAGCAGGGGAATTGTACTGGGAGGAACGGCTACGATTCTCTGTCATAGTCCTAAAGGAGATGGAGTGCATTTCTATCTAAAGAAGGACGGCCAAAACGTAAATGCAGACTCAAAAGTAGACAGAGGAATAGCTACTTTTTCCCTACGCAGTGTGAGCAGAGAGCATGGACGGACGTATGCCTGTTACTATAATGATACGAACCAACGGCAATCACAACACAGTGACCCTGTGGAGCTGCTGGTAATAG ACCCTGACCTGCCCAGGCCGAATATTTCCCTGAGCCCTGGCAAAATGGCATTCCCGGGTAGCAACATTACAATTCAGTGCAGGGTCAAAGGTCCGAGTGACACATTCTACCTCCATAATGCCGGAGTTCCGATAAAATCAGTAGTGCCCGATAAGGACGTGGCCCTGTTCTATATCACCAATGTGAGCTCGGATCACGGAGGGATCTACAGCTGCAGCTACAAACTCCGGTCGAATTTTTCCGTTTTGTCAGAGACGAGCGACATTGTGACGTTCCTGGTCCTTG ATCCCAGCTTGCCGAGACCCACCATCTCCTTCAGCCCCAGTGAGTCAGTTGCTCTTGGGGGACGAATCAATATCCTGTGTGAAAGTCTAGATGGGAAAGCCAATTTCTTCCTTCATAAAGATGGAGCATCCGCAGCAGACTGGCCCATGAAATCCAACTGGGATGTAGGCCAAGTGTCCATTAACAACATCAGCTGGGAGCACCAGGGGAACTATAGCTGCAGCTATGTCTTCGTCAAAAGACCTTTTGTGTTCTCCGTGCACAGCGACCCTCTGGAGCTCCTGGTATCAG ATTACACCTACATCAACATCATTCGGTTTGTTATAGGAGGGCTGattctcctgctcctcctcacGATTTGGGATTGCAGATGA
- the LOC143825909 gene encoding leukocyte immunoglobulin-like receptor subfamily A member 6 isoform X2, translated as MSAFLIMFCCDRLRPPSISVNTSRGIVLGGTATILCHSPKGDGVHFYLKKDGQNVNADSKVDRGIATFSLRSVSREHGRTYACYYNDTNQRQSQHSDPVELLVIDPDLPRPNISLSPGKMAFPGSNITIQCRVKGPSDTFYLHNAGVPIKSVVPDKDVALFYITNVSSDHGGIYSCSYKLRSNFSVLSETSDIVTFLVLDPSLPRPTISFSPSESVALGGRINILCESLDGKANFFLHKDGASAADWPMKSNWDVGQVSINNISWEHQGNYSCSYVFVKRPFVFSVHSDPLELLVSDYTYINIIRFVIGGLILLLLLTIWDCR; from the exons TGATCGACTTCGTCCTCCCTCCATCTCTGTGAATACCAGCAGGGGAATTGTACTGGGAGGAACGGCTACGATTCTCTGTCATAGTCCTAAAGGAGATGGAGTGCATTTCTATCTAAAGAAGGACGGCCAAAACGTAAATGCAGACTCAAAAGTAGACAGAGGAATAGCTACTTTTTCCCTACGCAGTGTGAGCAGAGAGCATGGACGGACGTATGCCTGTTACTATAATGATACGAACCAACGGCAATCACAACACAGTGACCCTGTGGAGCTGCTGGTAATAG ACCCTGACCTGCCCAGGCCGAATATTTCCCTGAGCCCTGGCAAAATGGCATTCCCGGGTAGCAACATTACAATTCAGTGCAGGGTCAAAGGTCCGAGTGACACATTCTACCTCCATAATGCCGGAGTTCCGATAAAATCAGTAGTGCCCGATAAGGACGTGGCCCTGTTCTATATCACCAATGTGAGCTCGGATCACGGAGGGATCTACAGCTGCAGCTACAAACTCCGGTCGAATTTTTCCGTTTTGTCAGAGACGAGCGACATTGTGACGTTCCTGGTCCTTG ATCCCAGCTTGCCGAGACCCACCATCTCCTTCAGCCCCAGTGAGTCAGTTGCTCTTGGGGGACGAATCAATATCCTGTGTGAAAGTCTAGATGGGAAAGCCAATTTCTTCCTTCATAAAGATGGAGCATCCGCAGCAGACTGGCCCATGAAATCCAACTGGGATGTAGGCCAAGTGTCCATTAACAACATCAGCTGGGAGCACCAGGGGAACTATAGCTGCAGCTATGTCTTCGTCAAAAGACCTTTTGTGTTCTCCGTGCACAGCGACCCTCTGGAGCTCCTGGTATCAG ATTACACCTACATCAACATCATTCGGTTTGTTATAGGAGGGCTGattctcctgctcctcctcacGATTTGGGATTGCAGATGA